A window of Malania oleifera isolate guangnan ecotype guangnan chromosome 5, ASM2987363v1, whole genome shotgun sequence contains these coding sequences:
- the LOC131155366 gene encoding putative pentatricopeptide repeat-containing protein At1g31840 has protein sequence MFFPSSYKVLKHGFSTLSPIFSYYYSTLSSLSKTLVVDQISNAFRQQNPRLLDGASLSTLRPRDVEAVLLSLCSDPGSALRFFQWAEHYLGFRHSVQSFCGLAHVLLYHRMFGPAERVFGRMAGKFTSLEILGEFYKGFRSFGSNLSVVCSFAAESYCRIGMFDRSLETLCWTSKMGVALSPCAVSRMLSFLVDLNRTDVILDICEAICRGGREQWVGCISVYGFVMDGYLKKWEVKNSLDFHRKMIERGFEPDIVTCNKIINSLCKGDQIRVASEFFSMILMVGPKPNLVTFSTLINAYSKEGRLGEAINLYNLMRERDITPDLIIFSILIDGLFRVGKFEEGHGFLLVALDRGHKLDVVIFSSIMDAYVKNGDLGRATMVYTRMQREGMLPNVVTYTILINGLCQNDRILEACGVFGQIVKHGLEPSILTYSSLINGFSKSGFLRDGFSLYECMIERGIVPDIVVYSVLINGLSKQGRVNDALRFFLKALKWGLKPNIYTFNTLIDGWFRLQQTRNAMKLYVQMAVYKIIPDVVTYTVLVRGISDQGRLDLALVLFYQMLKKGFTPDCVTYCILIDGFCKQNNLGAGLRIFELMIRNGLVPDISIYNVLINMLFKEGCSEVAVQLFRQVVECGPKPDIVTYNTMICGYSSLKMLNEAVELYEELTRAQLKPSLITYTILIDAFCKEGRMDVATNIFAAMLEKGPESNVVTYSCVIDGYFKYQNMENAFKLYEEMLVNNISPNIVSYSILIDGLCKMGKMEEASIAFHCAIDRGLLPDVVAYGILIRGYCKTGRFTEALTLYDHMLANGIKPDVLLQNTLAEYNLHTHLANKFYTPLKGVETRL, from the coding sequence ATGTTCTTCCCGTCATCATACAAGGTACTCAAACATGGCTTCTCAACCCTTTCTCCTATCTTTAGCTACTATTACTCCACCTTATCTTCCTTGTCAAAAACCCTAGTGGTAGATCAAATTTCCAATGCTTTTCGCCAGCAAAACCCCAGACTATTGGACGGAGCTTCTCTTTCCACGCTTCGTCCCCGCGACGTCGAGGCCGTCCTACTTAGCCTTTGCTCGGACCCTGGTTCCGCGCTCCGGTTCTTCCAATGGGCGGAGCATTATCTGGGGTTTCGTCACAGTGTTCAGTCGTTCTGTGGGCTTGCCCATGTGTTGCTTTATCACCGAATGTTCGGTCCCGCAGAGCGTGTTTTTGGAAGAATGGCTGGGAAGTTTACGAGTCTGGAAATACTGGGCGAGTTCTATAAAGGGTTCCGGAGTTTCGGTTCCAATTTGAGCGTTGTTTGTAGTTTTGCTGCGGAAAGTTACTGTAGAATTGGGATGTTTGACCGGTCTCTGGAGACTTTGTGTTGGACGTCTAAAATGGGCGTTGCGCTTTCTCCTTGTGCCGTGTCGAGAATGTTGAGTTTTCTGGTTGATTTGAATCGCACTGATGTCATTTTGGATATTTGTGAAGCAATTTGTCGAGGGGGAAGGGAACAGTGGGTTGGATGCATTAGTGTGTATGGTTTTGTCATGGATGGTTATCTTAAGAAGTGGGAGGTTAAGAACAGCTTGGATTTTCATAGGAAGATGATTGAGAGAGGCTTTGAGCCTGATATTGTTACTTGTAATAAGATAATAAACAGTCTCTGCAAGGGGGATCAGATAAGAGTCGCTTCTGAGTTCTTCTCCATGATCCTCATGGTGGGTCCAAAGCCAAATTTGGTGACTTTTAGCACTTTGATTAATGCTTACAGTAAGGAGGGGAGACTTGGAGAGGCAATTAACCTTTATAATCTAATGAGAGAGAGGGATATAACTCCTGACTTAATTATTTTTAGTATACTTATTGATGGTCTTTTCAGGGTGGGGAAATTTGAGGAAGGCCATGGTTTTCTTTTGGTGGCATTGGATAGAGGTCATAAGTTGGATGTGGTTATTTTTAGCTCAATTATGGATGCTTATGTGAAAAATGGAGATTTAGGGAGGGCTACTATGGTATATACAAGAATGCAGAGGGAAGGGATGCTGCCAAATGTGGTTACTTACACCATTCTTATAAATGGGCTATGCCAAAATGATCGGATCTTGGAGGCTTGTGGGGTCTTTGGTCAAATAGTGAAACATGGTTTGGAGCCATCAATTTTAACATATAGCAGTCTTATTAATGGCTTTAGCAAGTCTGGATTTTTGAGAGATGGGTTTTCCCTGTATGAATGTATGATAGAAAGGGGAATTGTTCCTGATATTGTTGTTTATAGTGTGCTCATAAATGGACTTAGCAAACAAGGGCGAGTGAATGATGCTCTTAGGTTTTTCTTGAAGGCTTTGAAATGGGGTTTAAAACCcaatatatatacctttaacacCTTAATTGATGGATGGTTTAGATTGCAACAAACTAGGAATGCCATGAAGCTATATGTCCAAATGGCTGTGTATAAAATAATACCAGACGTTGTAACATATACGGTGCTTGTTAGAGGGATTTCTGATCAAGGAAGATTAGACCTTGCCTTGGTCCTTTTCTACCAAATGCTGAAGAAAGGTTTCACTCCAGATTGTGTAACTTATTGCATTCTCATAGATGGATTCTGCAAACAGAACAATCTAGGTGCTGGATTACGTATTTTTGAGCTTATGATTAGGAATGGATTGGTACCTGATATTTCCATATATAATGTTCTCATTAATATGCTTTTCAAAGAAGGTTGTTCTGAAGTTGCAGTACAGCTATTCAGGCAAGTTGTCGAGTGTGGGCCTAAACCTGATATTGTGACGTACAATACCATGATCTGTGGATACAGCTCTCTGAAAATGTTGAATGAGGCAGTGGAACTATATGAAGAATTGACACGTGCACAACTCAAGCCCAGTTTGATTACATATACTATACTGATTGATGCTTTCTGTAAAGAAGGTAGAATGGATGTTGCAACAAATATATTCGCTGCAATGCTGGAAAAGGGCCCTGAATCTAATGTGGTCACCTATAGTTGCGTAATTGATGGCTACTTCAAATATCAAAATATGGAAAATGCATTCAAACTTTATGAAGAGATGCTGGTGAACAACATTTCTCCCAACATAGTTAGTTACAGCATCCTCATTGATGGTCTTTGCAAAATGGGAAAAATGGAGGAAGCATCAATTGCCTTTCACTGTGCTATAGATCGGGGCTTATTGCCTGATGTTGTGGCATATGGAATTCTGATTCGTGGCTACTGCAAGACTGGAAGATTTACTGAAGCCTTGACATTGTATGACCATATGTTGGCCAATGGTATTAAGCCAGATGTTCTACTACAAAATACGCTTGCAGAGTATAATCTTCATACTCATCTGGCAAATAAGTTCTATACTCCGCTGAAGGGTGTGGAGACGAGATTATAG